One Pseudomonas sp. HOU2 genomic window carries:
- a CDS encoding methyl-accepting chemotaxis protein: MSLRQLSIQWKITLLAGLCLAGIVTLLVGLSLYRMEHSSELVKASSMEMLTESAQARIESQGEVQAAGIRQQFMDAYQYGHGFSRQVLFLREQAEKRFLDAFDLREDMTRQVKSALQANPELLGLSLVFEANALDGKDELFAGQAELGSNDKGRFALYWSQPTPGKVTSMALPESDMADTSTGPSGQAANAWFTCPRTTLKPCVIEPYFYVIDGQNVLMTSIVFPLMVNGKVIASLSVDINLNSLQAISQGASKKLYDGQTAVSIISPTGLLAGYSPDASKLSKRLDAVDTVSGAELLRQLGASSSVSSLHGNGQLKVLSPFQPIPGGPAWGVLLDVPEKVLVSRAEALKQQLDASNNSGTLIELSLGVLAALVGLLLVWLMARSVTKPILGVAHMLEDIASGEGDLTRRLAYDKQDELGQLAGWFNKFLDKLQPIIAEVKRSVQDARNTADQSSAIATQTSAGMEQQYRQVDQVATASHEMSATAQDVARSAAQAAEAAKDADRATRQGLTVIDRTTASIDTLAADMSAAMVQVEGLAANSEKIGTVLETIRAIAEQTNLLALNAAIEAARAGEAGRGFAVVADEVRNLARRTQESVEETRQVIEQLQTGTQDVVGSMGNSHRQAQGSVEQVGQAVTALRQIGDAVTVISDMNLQIASAAEEQSAVAEEINNNVATIRDVTESLSGQANESARVSQSLNSLANQQQSLMDQFRV, translated from the coding sequence ATGTCGCTCAGACAACTTTCCATTCAATGGAAAATCACCCTGCTCGCCGGCCTGTGCCTGGCGGGCATCGTGACCCTGCTGGTGGGTCTTTCGCTGTACCGCATGGAGCACAGCTCCGAGCTGGTGAAGGCGTCGAGCATGGAGATGCTGACCGAGTCGGCCCAGGCGCGCATTGAATCGCAGGGTGAGGTGCAGGCTGCCGGGATTCGCCAGCAGTTCATGGACGCCTATCAATACGGTCACGGTTTCTCGCGTCAGGTGCTGTTTTTGCGCGAGCAGGCCGAGAAGCGCTTCCTCGATGCCTTCGACCTGCGCGAAGACATGACCCGTCAGGTCAAGTCCGCACTGCAGGCCAACCCGGAGCTGCTCGGTCTGTCGCTGGTGTTCGAAGCCAACGCGCTGGACGGCAAGGATGAACTGTTCGCCGGTCAGGCCGAACTGGGCAGCAACGACAAGGGCCGCTTCGCCCTGTACTGGTCGCAGCCGACTCCCGGCAAAGTCACCTCGATGGCCCTGCCGGAAAGCGACATGGCTGACACCAGCACCGGCCCCAGCGGTCAGGCGGCCAACGCCTGGTTCACCTGCCCGCGCACCACGCTCAAACCGTGCGTGATCGAACCGTACTTCTATGTGATCGACGGTCAGAACGTGCTGATGACCAGCATCGTCTTCCCGCTGATGGTCAACGGCAAAGTCATCGCCTCGCTGTCGGTGGACATCAACCTCAACAGCCTGCAGGCGATCAGCCAGGGCGCGAGCAAAAAACTCTACGACGGCCAGACCGCCGTGAGCATCATCAGCCCCACCGGCCTGCTCGCCGGCTACAGCCCGGACGCCAGCAAACTGAGCAAGCGCCTGGATGCCGTGGACACCGTCAGCGGCGCCGAACTGCTGCGCCAACTCGGCGCCAGCAGCAGCGTCAGCAGCCTGCACGGCAACGGCCAGTTGAAAGTGCTGTCGCCGTTCCAGCCGATCCCCGGCGGGCCGGCGTGGGGCGTGTTGCTCGATGTGCCGGAAAAAGTCCTGGTCAGCCGCGCCGAAGCGCTCAAGCAGCAACTGGATGCGAGCAACAACTCGGGCACATTGATCGAACTGAGCCTCGGCGTGCTCGCGGCGCTGGTCGGCCTGCTGCTGGTGTGGCTGATGGCGCGCAGTGTGACCAAGCCGATTCTTGGCGTGGCGCACATGCTTGAAGACATCGCCAGTGGCGAGGGCGATCTGACCCGCCGTCTGGCCTATGACAAGCAGGATGAACTCGGTCAACTGGCCGGCTGGTTCAACAAGTTCCTCGACAAGTTGCAGCCGATCATCGCCGAAGTGAAACGCTCGGTGCAGGACGCGCGCAACACCGCCGACCAGTCCTCGGCCATCGCCACCCAGACCAGCGCCGGCATGGAGCAGCAATACCGCCAGGTCGATCAGGTCGCCACCGCCTCTCACGAAATGAGCGCCACCGCGCAGGACGTTGCACGCAGCGCCGCGCAAGCCGCCGAAGCCGCCAAGGACGCCGATCGCGCCACCCGTCAGGGCCTGACCGTGATCGACCGCACCACTGCGAGCATCGACACCCTGGCCGCCGACATGAGCGCTGCCATGGTGCAGGTCGAAGGTCTGGCCGCCAACAGTGAGAAGATCGGCACCGTGCTGGAGACCATCCGCGCCATCGCCGAACAGACCAACCTGCTGGCCCTCAACGCCGCGATCGAAGCCGCCCGCGCCGGTGAAGCCGGGCGTGGTTTTGCCGTGGTCGCCGACGAAGTGCGCAACCTTGCCCGCCGCACCCAAGAGTCGGTGGAAGAAACCCGTCAGGTCATCGAGCAATTGCAGACTGGTACCCAGGATGTGGTCGGGTCGATGGGCAACAGCCATCGTCAGGCTCAGGGCAGTGTCGAACAGGTCGGGCAAGCGGTGACCGCACTGCGCCAGATCGGCGATGCAGTGACGGTGATCAGCGACATGAACCTGCAGATCGCCAGCGCGGCGGAAGAGCAAAGCGCGGTGGCCGAGGAGATCAACAACAACGTGGCGACCATTCGTGACGTGACCGAATCGCTGTCCGGACAGGCCAATGAGTCGGCGCGGGTGAGCCAGTCGCTGAACAGCCTGGCGAATCAGCAGCAGAGTCTGATGGACCAGTTCCGGGTCTGA
- a CDS encoding Na+/H+ antiporter NhaC family protein: protein MNAVIAAVGVMLILSLSRVHVVIALIVGALVGGLTGGLGIDATLKAFNSGLGGGATVALSYALLGAFAVAIAKSGLAHALADKALAMVDRQHSSGGGSVKWLLIGLLWVVAIASQNILPIHIAFIPLLVPPLLYVLTKLQLDRRLIACVMTFGLITPYMVFPVGFGNIFLNQILLANVSKAGVDISQINVMHAMAIPALGMVFGLLLAVFFSYRKKRVYDLQKIEQVEQVSVAYNPKTIGIAGLAIAAAFIIQLLLDSMIIGALAGFLIFSASGIVKWRETDDLFTEGMKMMAMIGFIMISASGFAEVLKATGEVRSLVESAAAWIDHSQAIGALLMLLVGLMVTIGIGSSFSTVPILAAIFVPLCVQLGFSPMAIVCIVGTAGALGDTGSPASDSTLGPTSGLNVDGQHHHIWDTVVPTFLHYNLPLLAFGWVAAMVL from the coding sequence ATGAATGCAGTGATTGCTGCGGTCGGCGTCATGCTGATCCTCAGCCTGTCCCGCGTGCACGTGGTGATCGCGTTGATCGTCGGTGCACTGGTCGGCGGCCTGACCGGTGGTCTGGGCATCGACGCCACGCTCAAGGCGTTCAACAGCGGCCTGGGTGGTGGGGCCACGGTGGCGTTGTCCTACGCGTTGCTCGGCGCTTTCGCCGTGGCGATTGCCAAGTCCGGCCTGGCCCATGCGCTGGCCGACAAGGCTCTGGCGATGGTTGACCGCCAGCATTCGAGCGGCGGCGGCAGCGTCAAATGGCTGCTGATCGGTCTGCTGTGGGTGGTGGCGATTGCCTCGCAGAACATTCTGCCGATCCACATTGCGTTCATTCCGCTGCTGGTGCCGCCGCTGCTTTATGTACTGACCAAGTTGCAGTTGGATCGCCGGCTGATCGCCTGCGTCATGACCTTCGGCCTGATCACCCCGTACATGGTGTTCCCGGTGGGTTTCGGCAACATCTTCCTCAATCAGATTCTGCTGGCCAACGTCAGCAAGGCCGGGGTCGATATCAGCCAGATCAACGTCATGCACGCCATGGCGATTCCGGCGCTGGGCATGGTCTTCGGCCTGTTGCTGGCGGTGTTTTTCAGCTATCGCAAGAAGCGCGTTTACGATCTGCAGAAGATCGAACAGGTCGAGCAGGTCAGCGTGGCGTACAACCCGAAGACCATCGGCATTGCCGGTCTGGCGATTGCCGCCGCGTTCATCATTCAGTTGCTGCTGGACTCGATGATTATCGGCGCACTGGCCGGGTTCCTGATTTTCTCGGCCTCGGGCATCGTCAAATGGCGTGAGACCGACGACCTGTTCACCGAAGGCATGAAGATGATGGCGATGATCGGCTTCATCATGATCTCCGCCTCGGGTTTCGCCGAAGTGCTCAAGGCCACCGGCGAAGTGCGCTCGCTGGTCGAAAGTGCGGCGGCGTGGATCGATCACAGTCAGGCGATCGGCGCGCTGTTGATGCTGCTGGTGGGCCTGATGGTGACCATCGGTATCGGCTCGTCGTTCTCCACAGTGCCGATTCTGGCGGCGATTTTCGTGCCGCTGTGCGTGCAACTGGGCTTCAGCCCGATGGCCATCGTGTGCATCGTCGGCACCGCCGGGGCGCTGGGCGACACCGGCTCGCCGGCCTCCGACTCGACGCTGGGCCCGACCTCCGGGCTGAACGTCGATGGCCAGCACCACCACATCTGGGACACCGTGGTGCCGACCTTCCTGCACTACAACCTGCCGTTGTTGGCGTTCGGCTGGGTGGCCGCGATGGTCCTCTGA
- a CDS encoding methyl-accepting chemotaxis protein, translated as MRLSLKAKVLSLAVLPVLLFALVISLTTLFILQQQAHTEVEQTRERLLADAKATLQSYVAVAMTTIKPLYDAAAPGDNAARAQAIKLLSGIRYGKDGYFFGYDSETVRLFKANDPEGVGKSFKDNRDPNGVYVNLGLVKVAKDGTHYLQYSSPLPGNASVLVPKLGYTEYLAKWDMAVGTSVNLDGIEAQVAVVEAQVQERMKGVILSIVGVALVVLLVIAIAGMLLANTILRPLNLMKANLDDIAAGEGDLTRRLNITSQDELGELAGSFNRFVDKIHGLVRQITEMTTQLTGLVNQVSDQAQRSDQAMERQRHETDQVATAINEMSAAAQEVAKSAQNAAVAAQQTDEEGQSAKRVVAGSIKQIHALVDDIRSSGVSLDSLQQDVSSIVGVLGVIRSIAEQTNLLALNAAIEAARAGEAGRGFAVVADEVRALASRTQISTQEIQGMIDRLQAGTQSAVEAMRRSSEAGDGTSAQANQAGASLDAMADLIATINSMNAQIASAAEEQTAVAEEINRSVHQIAVAVDSVADETQLGAQTSRSLADLGQRLGKLVGQFRI; from the coding sequence ATGCGCTTGAGTCTCAAGGCCAAAGTCCTGTCCCTCGCCGTCCTGCCGGTGCTGCTCTTTGCGCTGGTCATCAGCCTGACCACGCTGTTCATCCTTCAGCAACAGGCGCACACCGAGGTCGAGCAGACCCGCGAGCGCCTGCTCGCCGACGCCAAGGCCACGCTGCAAAGTTACGTCGCCGTGGCCATGACCACGATCAAGCCGCTGTACGACGCAGCCGCCCCCGGTGACAACGCGGCGCGGGCGCAGGCGATCAAGCTGCTGTCGGGCATTCGCTACGGCAAGGACGGCTATTTCTTCGGCTACGACTCCGAGACCGTGCGCCTGTTCAAGGCCAACGACCCTGAAGGCGTGGGCAAAAGCTTCAAGGACAACCGCGATCCCAACGGCGTCTACGTCAACCTCGGCCTGGTGAAAGTGGCGAAGGACGGCACCCACTATCTGCAATACAGCTCGCCGTTGCCGGGCAACGCCAGCGTGCTGGTGCCGAAACTTGGCTACACCGAATACCTGGCGAAGTGGGACATGGCGGTCGGTACCTCGGTCAACCTCGACGGTATCGAAGCGCAAGTCGCGGTGGTCGAGGCGCAAGTTCAGGAGCGAATGAAAGGCGTGATCCTCAGCATTGTCGGCGTGGCGCTGGTGGTGTTGCTGGTGATTGCCATCGCCGGGATGCTGCTGGCCAACACCATTCTGCGCCCGCTCAATCTGATGAAAGCCAATCTCGACGACATCGCGGCGGGCGAGGGCGATCTGACACGCCGGTTGAACATCACCAGCCAGGACGAACTCGGCGAACTGGCCGGCTCGTTCAACCGCTTCGTCGACAAGATCCACGGCCTGGTGCGGCAGATCACCGAGATGACCACGCAACTGACTGGCCTGGTGAATCAGGTCTCGGATCAGGCCCAGCGCTCCGACCAGGCCATGGAGCGTCAGCGCCACGAGACCGATCAGGTCGCCACCGCGATCAATGAGATGTCCGCCGCCGCCCAGGAAGTCGCCAAGAGCGCGCAGAACGCCGCGGTCGCCGCGCAGCAGACTGATGAAGAAGGCCAGAGCGCCAAGCGCGTGGTGGCCGGCAGCATCAAACAGATTCATGCGCTGGTGGATGACATTCGCAGCAGCGGCGTGTCGCTCGACAGCCTGCAGCAGGACGTGTCGTCGATTGTCGGCGTGCTCGGGGTGATTCGTTCGATTGCCGAGCAGACCAACCTGCTGGCGCTGAACGCCGCGATTGAAGCGGCGCGCGCCGGGGAGGCCGGGCGCGGCTTTGCGGTGGTGGCGGACGAAGTGCGCGCGCTGGCCAGCCGTACGCAGATCAGCACCCAGGAGATTCAAGGGATGATTGATCGCCTGCAAGCGGGTACGCAGTCGGCGGTCGAGGCGATGCGCCGTTCCAGTGAAGCGGGCGATGGTACCTCGGCACAGGCCAATCAGGCCGGGGCGTCGCTGGACGCCATGGCTGACTTGATCGCGACCATCAACTCGATGAACGCGCAGATCGCCAGCGCGGCCGAGGAACAAACGGCGGTGGCCGAAGAGATCAACCGCAGCGTGCATCAGATTGCGGTGGCGGTGGACAGCGTAGCGGACGAGACCCAGTTGGGCGCGCAGACCTCGCGCAGCCTCGCCGACCTCGGCCAACGCCTGGGCAAACTGGTGGGCCAGTTCCGTATCTGA
- a CDS encoding LysR family transcriptional regulator has protein sequence MHGLNELGFKALRLFVAVLDHGSFSEVARREGVAPSSISRQIQLMEQALNQQLLYRHTRAVTPTEAGRMLGHHARLVLVQLEEAEQALQEQQSEPTGLVRINAPVVFGQRHLTPWLGKLCARYPKLQLDIQQTDHYVDPLQEGADLLFRIGPMHDSSMQARILAPHRFQVAASPAYLERHGTPQHPQDLAQHQCLAYKGATGQQRWFFRQGQDDWTPYSVKGRITGNHADTLTQAAEQGLGLVMFPSWLIGEAVREGTLVPVLGEYQVSNSLEPQQIAVLWPGSRRLSVKVRTVIDFFVECFGEVPYWDRP, from the coding sequence ATGCATGGGCTGAATGAACTGGGCTTCAAGGCACTCAGGCTGTTCGTGGCGGTGCTCGACCACGGCAGTTTTTCCGAAGTCGCCCGCCGCGAGGGCGTGGCGCCCTCTTCGATCTCGCGGCAGATCCAGTTGATGGAGCAGGCGCTGAACCAGCAACTGCTCTACCGCCACACCCGCGCCGTGACGCCGACCGAGGCCGGACGCATGCTCGGCCACCATGCGCGGCTGGTGCTGGTGCAATTGGAGGAAGCCGAGCAGGCGTTGCAGGAACAGCAAAGCGAACCCACCGGGCTGGTGCGGATCAACGCGCCGGTGGTATTCGGTCAAAGGCATCTGACGCCGTGGCTCGGCAAACTGTGCGCGCGTTATCCGAAGCTGCAACTGGACATCCAGCAGACCGACCATTACGTCGACCCGTTGCAGGAAGGCGCCGACCTGCTGTTTCGCATCGGTCCGATGCACGACTCGAGCATGCAGGCGCGGATTCTCGCGCCGCATCGCTTTCAGGTCGCCGCCAGCCCGGCCTATCTCGAGCGCCACGGTACTCCGCAACACCCGCAGGATCTGGCGCAGCACCAGTGCCTGGCCTACAAAGGCGCGACCGGCCAGCAACGCTGGTTTTTCCGCCAGGGTCAGGATGACTGGACGCCTTACTCGGTCAAAGGCCGGATCACCGGCAACCACGCCGACACCCTCACGCAAGCGGCCGAGCAAGGCCTGGGCCTGGTGATGTTTCCGTCATGGCTGATTGGTGAGGCGGTACGTGAAGGCACGCTGGTGCCGGTGCTGGGCGAGTATCAGGTGTCCAACAGCCTGGAGCCGCAGCAGATTGCGGTGCTGTGGCCGGGGAGTCGAAGGTTGTCGGTGAAGGTGCGGACGGTGATTGATTTCTTTGTCGAGTGCTTTGGTGAAGTGCCGTACTGGGACAGACCTTGA
- a CDS encoding DMT family transporter has product MQTLDEVSVPAPATRSWLRLLLLPLVILAGMSLSVEAGLLGPLGEQVGHLWATLSIFGVGSAILFLLLLFAGPQKGPALTDLPRWQLIGGFLGPMYVVVLTLATPHIGIAMTMIAILSGQVGKSVLIDHFGWFGATRKKVNAERWLALVLIVVALVLIARG; this is encoded by the coding sequence ATGCAGACATTGGATGAAGTGAGTGTGCCGGCGCCGGCGACCCGGTCGTGGTTGCGCCTGTTGTTGCTGCCGCTGGTGATTCTGGCCGGCATGAGCCTGTCGGTGGAGGCCGGGTTGCTGGGGCCGTTGGGGGAGCAGGTCGGGCATCTGTGGGCGACTTTGAGCATCTTCGGCGTAGGTTCGGCGATTCTGTTTTTGCTGCTGTTGTTCGCCGGCCCGCAGAAAGGCCCGGCGCTGACCGATCTGCCGCGCTGGCAATTGATCGGCGGGTTTCTGGGGCCGATGTACGTGGTGGTGCTGACCCTGGCGACACCGCATATCGGGATTGCGATGACGATGATCGCGATTTTGTCCGGGCAGGTCGGCAAGAGTGTGCTGATCGACCATTTCGGCTGGTTCGGCGCGACGCGCAAGAAGGTCAATGCCGAGCGGTGGCTGGCATTGGTGTTGATTGTGGTGGCATTGGTTCTGATTGCGCGGGGTTGA
- a CDS encoding DMT family transporter: protein MSLVILLAVVVLAGAVLSVQAAINGRLGETVGVLRSSLLTFFVGAVVTGLLIVFFEPAHAVSLLDVPKWQVCGALFGVVYMMVMVGAVPVVGTAVATVAVIVGQLGMGMLIDNFGWLGNPAIELSSSRVLAMVCLGLALVFMYRSSVRRSD, encoded by the coding sequence ATGAGTCTGGTTATTTTGTTGGCTGTGGTGGTGTTGGCGGGCGCGGTGTTGAGTGTTCAGGCGGCGATCAACGGACGCCTGGGTGAAACGGTCGGGGTGTTGCGCAGCAGTCTGCTGACGTTTTTCGTCGGGGCGGTGGTCACCGGGTTGTTGATTGTGTTTTTTGAGCCGGCGCATGCGGTGAGTTTGCTTGATGTGCCGAAGTGGCAGGTCTGTGGGGCGCTGTTTGGGGTGGTTTACATGATGGTCATGGTTGGTGCGGTGCCTGTTGTGGGGACTGCGGTGGCGACGGTGGCGGTAATTGTTGGTCAGCTGGGGATGGGGATGTTGATCGACAATTTTGGCTGGTTGGGGAATCCGGCGATCGAGCTTTCGTCTTCTCGGGTGTTGGCGATGGTGTGTCTGGGGTTGGCTTTGGTTTTTATGTATCGGAGTAGTGTTCGTCGCTCTGATTGA
- a CDS encoding metallothionein, translating to MPDRKCDCPNCKCTIKEGDHSYAVHGKHYCCEACAHHHKDGAECSSKGCHCAHPK from the coding sequence ATGCCCGATAGAAAATGCGATTGCCCCAACTGCAAATGCACCATCAAAGAAGGCGACCACTCTTACGCCGTACACGGCAAACACTATTGCTGTGAAGCCTGCGCGCACCACCACAAGGACGGTGCGGAGTGTTCAAGCAAAGGCTGCCATTGCGCCCACCCCAAATAA
- a CDS encoding DUF6555 family protein, giving the protein MNNAKLFVIDYTLHGTPKSFIIRSDKMDNAEAWHWASCDAGVGRIPRFGREKVQKTSKPMAEKFGVENVTWRPAS; this is encoded by the coding sequence ATGAACAACGCAAAACTGTTTGTCATCGATTACACCCTTCACGGCACGCCTAAGTCGTTCATTATCCGCTCGGACAAGATGGACAATGCCGAGGCGTGGCACTGGGCAAGTTGCGACGCCGGCGTGGGTCGCATCCCGCGCTTTGGCCGGGAAAAAGTGCAAAAGACCAGCAAACCGATGGCGGAGAAATTCGGCGTGGAAAATGTCACATGGCGACCGGCGAGCTAG
- a CDS encoding helix-turn-helix transcriptional regulator: MLAMALAAPPDLTDTDVPVQPLARTYPRGLFIEPHEHVWGQLLYAMSGVMWVETPHEALVVPPQRAVWLPPGVPHGIRVVSDLQMRNIYLRPVLAATLDPTVQVIEVGGLLRELIVGLVEQGDNGEPGYYDALVGLALLELKRARRSQLKIALPDDSDRRLMNLCQAVMAAPSLEIPFEQHAENAGASVRTLARLFKDSLGMGFAEWRRQVQLATAVAELIQGVPVSVIARELGYSPSSFSDMFRRELGVAPSQFSTG; encoded by the coding sequence ATGCTCGCCATGGCCCTCGCCGCACCCCCCGATCTCACGGATACCGATGTGCCGGTGCAACCGCTGGCGCGTACCTATCCGCGTGGTCTGTTCATCGAGCCGCACGAGCATGTCTGGGGGCAGTTGCTGTATGCGATGAGCGGGGTGATGTGGGTCGAGACCCCGCATGAGGCGCTGGTGGTGCCGCCGCAGCGCGCGGTGTGGTTGCCGCCCGGGGTGCCACACGGGATTCGGGTGGTCTCGGACTTGCAGATGCGCAATATCTACCTGCGCCCGGTGCTGGCGGCAACGCTGGATCCGACGGTGCAGGTGATCGAGGTCGGTGGGCTGCTGCGTGAGTTGATCGTCGGCCTGGTGGAGCAGGGCGATAACGGTGAGCCGGGCTATTACGACGCCCTGGTCGGGCTGGCGTTGCTGGAGCTCAAGCGCGCCCGGCGCTCGCAACTGAAGATCGCGCTGCCGGACGATTCCGACCGGCGCCTGATGAACCTTTGCCAGGCGGTGATGGCCGCGCCGTCGCTGGAGATCCCGTTCGAGCAGCACGCGGAAAACGCCGGGGCCAGCGTGCGCACGTTGGCGCGGCTGTTCAAGGACAGTCTCGGCATGGGCTTCGCCGAATGGCGGCGGCAGGTGCAGCTGGCGACGGCGGTGGCCGAGTTGATTCAGGGCGTGCCGGTGAGTGTGATCGCTCGCGAGCTGGGGTATTCGCCGAGCAGTTTCAGTGACATGTTCCGGCGCGAGCTGGGCGTGGCGCCTTCGCAATTCTCCACGGGCTGA
- a CDS encoding DUF1427 family protein, producing the protein MNYLISLAIGLGVGLLYGALDFRSPAPPAIALVGLLGMLAGEQLWPMGRQLVAGWLS; encoded by the coding sequence ATGAACTACCTGATTTCGCTGGCCATCGGTCTGGGTGTCGGCCTGCTTTATGGCGCACTGGATTTCCGTTCCCCGGCGCCACCGGCCATCGCGCTGGTGGGGCTGCTCGGCATGCTCGCGGGTGAGCAGTTGTGGCCGATGGGCCGGCAACTGGTCGCCGGTTGGTTGTCCTGA